The Tripterygium wilfordii isolate XIE 37 chromosome 4, ASM1340144v1, whole genome shotgun sequence genome has a window encoding:
- the LOC119997959 gene encoding sodium transporter HKT1-like — MAYYFTSFSRKLNHLCILLSRKAFGLLKSLMGLVQTCFKPFWIQISYFIIVSVVGYLSLKLSSNPKSSNSITPKDFDLFFTSVSATTVSSMSTIEMEIFSNTQLIIITVLMFLGGEVFTSFLGLQFHRLKLPKRKSSNSVDQIEMGLVNSEKPSSNFDPQSLNNDVLIKYSALRCLGYAVLGYLLVVQIAGSCLVLLYVSVKDSARELLKNRGIHALTFSVFTVISTFSNCGFVPTNENMMVFNRNSGLLLLLIPQILLGNTLYPPFLRFLIWVLDKITKRTEYSYILKNTREMGYSHLFSTLHCSFLLVTAFGFVLVQFVVFCILEWQSESMGGLNGYQKFVAALFQVVNSRHAGESVVDLSSISPAILVLFVVMMYLPPYTLFLPTKRQADVKKSQRTSGFVENVLFSQLSYLVIFVILICITERDKMKNDPLNFNVLNITLEVISAYGNVGFSTCYSCKRQLKPEGTCKDAWYGFVGWWSYKGKLILICVMFFGRLKNFNINGGQAWVLM, encoded by the exons ATGGCGTACTATTTCACTTCTTTTAGTAGGAAACTGAATCATCTCTGTATCTTATTGTCACGCAAAGCCTTCGGTCTCCTCAAATCCTTGATGGGTTTGGTTCAAACTTGTTTCAAGCCATTCTGGATTCAAATTTCTTATTTCATAATCGTGTCTGTTGTTGGGTATTTGTCTCTGAAGCTCTCATCAAACCCAAAATCAAGCAACTCAATTACTCCCAAAGACTTTGATCTCTTCTTTACATCTGTGTCTGCCACTACTGTTTCAAGCATGTCCACCATTGAAATGGAGATCTTTTCAAATACCcaactcatcatcatcaccgtctTAATGTTTCTTGGTGGGGAGGTCTTCACTTCCTTTCTTGGCCTCCAATTCCACAGATTGAAGCTCCCTAAACGGAAATCCTCCAACTCTGTTGATCAAATTGAGATGGGTTTGGTCAATTCTGAAAAACCCAGTTCCAATTTTGATCCCCAAAGCTTGAATAATGATGTCTTGATCAAGTATAGCGCATTGAGGTGTTTAGGGTATGCTGTTTTGGGTTACCTTTTAGTGGTTCAAATTGCTGGATCTTGTTTAGTTCTTTTGTATGTTAGTGTCAAAGACAGTGCCAGAGAACTACTTAAAAACAGAGGAATTCATGCACTAACGTTTTCAGTGTTCACAGTAATATCTACTTTTAGCAACTGTGGGTTTGTCCCAACCAATGAAAACATGATGGTTTTCAACAGAAATTCAGGTCTCCTACTTCTTCTAATCCCACAAATTCTTCTAGGAAACACATTATACCCTCCCTTCCTAAGATTTCTGATATGGGTTTTGGACAAAATTACAAAGAGAACAGAGTATAGTTACATATtaaagaacactagagagatgGGTTATTCCCATTTGTTTTCAACTCTCCATTGTTCATTTCTGCTAGTTACAGCATTTGGGTTTGTATTGGTACAATTTGTAGTGTTTTGCATCTTGGAGTGGCAGTCAGAATCCATGGGTGGCCTAAATGGGTATCAGAAGTTTGTGGCTGCTCTGTTTCAGGTTGTCAATTCAAGGCATGCTGGGGAATCTGTGGTTGATCTCTCAAGCATTTCTCCAGCAATCTTGGTGCTCTTTGTGGTCATGAT GTACCTCCCTCCATATACTTTGTTTTTGCCAACCAAACGACAGGCGGATGTGAAGAAGAGTCAGAGAACTAGTGGATTTGTGGAGAATGTTCTGTTCTCACAACTCTCCTATTTGGTCATCTTTGTTATTCTCATTTGTATCACAGAAAGAGACAAGATGAAGAATGATCCCCTCAACTTTAATGTCTTGAACATCACCCTTGAAGTTATAAG TGCATATGGAAATGTTGGGTTCTCGACTTGCTATAGCTGTAAACGACAGCTTAAACCTGAGGGTACCTGCAAAGATGCATGGTATGGATTTGTTGGATGGTGGAGTTACAAGGGAAAATTAATCCTCATATGTGTTATGTTTTTTGGAAGGCTCAAGAACTTTAACATCAATGGTGGTCAAGCATGGGTGCTTATGTAA